A genomic window from Sorex araneus isolate mSorAra2 chromosome 2, mSorAra2.pri, whole genome shotgun sequence includes:
- the LOC129401803 gene encoding zinc finger protein 239-like: MLTRHIREHHEKMPYVCEFCGKGSCYPTYLQAHAEIHVDLKRPFKCPECPQRFQYPCMLRDHGKVHSAIRPFTCGPCGESFRTHSQLLKHSRTKTRERPYDCEQCGKSFGTRWNLRMHNQTHSGERPYDCELCGKSFSTCSGLRIHSRTHTGERPYACEQCGKSFRTSSNLHVHTRTHTGERPYDCEQCGKSFGTHWVLHIHKRTHTGERPYDCKQCGKSFGTRSDLLKHSRTHSGERPYACKQCGKSFSTSSGLHIHSRTHIGERPYDCEQCGKSFSTRSNLRKHSRAHTRERP; the protein is encoded by the coding sequence ATGCTGACGCGTCACATCAGGGAGCACCACGAGAAGATGCCTTATGTGTGTGAGTTCTGTGGGAAGGGCTCCTGCTACCCCACATACCTGCAGGCTCATGCCGAGATCCATGTTGACCTCAAGAGGCCCTTTAAGTGCCCTGAGTGCCCACAGAGGTTCCAGTATCCCTGTATGCTGCGCGACCACGGTAAAGTGCACTCTGCGATCAGGCCATTCACCTGTGGGCCGTGTGGGGAAAGCTTCAGGACTCACTCGCAGCTGCTGAAGCACAGCCGCACCAAAACtagggagaggccgtatgactgtgagcagtgtgggaaaagctttggGACTCGCTGGAACTTGCGTATGCACAACCAGACCCACAGTGGGGAGAGGCCTTATGACTGCGAGctgtgtgggaaaagcttcagtacTTGCTCAGGCCTGCGTATTCATAGCCgcacccacaccggggagaggccgtatgctTGCGAGCAGTGTGGAAAAAGCTTCAGAACTAGTTCAAACCTGCATGTGCACACCCGGACCCACacaggggagaggccgtatgactgcgagcagtgtgggaaaagcttcgggACTCACTGGGTCCTGCATATTCACAAACGGACCCACacaggggagaggccgtatgactgcaagcagtgtggAAAAAGCTTCGGGACTCGTTCGGACCTACTtaagcacagccggacccacagtggggagaggccatatgcctgcaagcagtgtgggaaaagctttagTACTAGCTCAGGCCTGCATATTCATAGCCGGACCCACAttggggagaggccgtatgactgcgagcaatgtgggaaaagcttcagcacTAGATCAAACCTGCGTAAGCACAGCCGGGCCCACACCAGGGAGAGGCCATAg